A window from Flavobacterium gyeonganense encodes these proteins:
- a CDS encoding hybrid sensor histidine kinase/response regulator, whose product MYSIKNRMGDNSSIKILIVDDKKENLLSLQVILADPGYQFVEATSGKDALRILLKDQDFAIILMDVQMPLMDGFETAELIRQSDKLKHVPIIFLTANMNTNEYIFKGYQSGAVDYMIKPLSPEILQAKVMVFTELFRKNQELKKKEEETHALNEIILKTNAQLASQYEAIEKHAEELKKKNMELDAFTYISSHDLQEPLRKIQTFANLILANEYPNLSEDGKAKFNRILYACNRMRDLINSLLAFSRATLDDRKFETVDLNVVIEDVKAALHENLQEKNAVIVTDFHDTVKVIPFQFVQLMENLIHNAIKFAQAEVPLQITVKSCFVNGSELDFQCSPESKYCHISFADNGIGFEQEHNEKIFGVFQKLHSRDIYEGTGIGLAIVKKIIENHDGFINATGEPMKGATFNIYIPF is encoded by the coding sequence TTGTATTCAATAAAAAACAGAATGGGAGACAACAGCTCAATAAAAATTTTAATTGTGGATGACAAAAAGGAAAACCTGCTTTCTTTACAAGTCATCCTGGCTGATCCTGGTTATCAGTTTGTTGAAGCAACATCAGGAAAAGATGCCCTTCGGATTCTGTTGAAAGATCAGGATTTCGCCATTATACTTATGGATGTGCAGATGCCCTTGATGGATGGTTTTGAAACAGCTGAATTAATACGTCAGAGTGATAAGCTTAAACATGTTCCTATTATTTTTCTGACTGCTAATATGAATACGAATGAGTATATATTTAAAGGCTATCAGTCTGGTGCGGTTGACTATATGATAAAACCTCTTTCACCGGAAATTTTGCAGGCCAAAGTGATGGTTTTTACCGAATTGTTTCGAAAAAACCAAGAGTTAAAAAAGAAAGAAGAAGAAACTCATGCCCTGAATGAAATTATTTTAAAGACAAATGCACAGCTGGCTTCACAATATGAAGCAATAGAAAAGCATGCAGAAGAACTTAAAAAGAAAAATATGGAGCTTGATGCCTTTACCTACATATCAAGTCACGATCTTCAGGAGCCGCTCAGAAAAATCCAGACTTTTGCGAATCTGATCCTGGCAAACGAATATCCAAATTTATCAGAAGACGGTAAAGCCAAGTTTAACAGGATTCTTTATGCATGCAACAGAATGCGAGATCTTATAAACAGCCTTCTTGCTTTTTCACGCGCAACTCTTGATGACAGAAAGTTTGAAACAGTAGATCTTAATGTTGTTATTGAGGATGTAAAAGCGGCATTACATGAAAATCTACAGGAAAAAAATGCAGTGATTGTGACTGATTTTCATGATACTGTAAAGGTTATTCCGTTTCAGTTTGTTCAGCTAATGGAAAACCTTATTCATAATGCAATTAAGTTTGCACAGGCTGAGGTTCCATTGCAAATTACAGTAAAAAGCTGTTTTGTGAACGGATCTGAACTTGACTTTCAATGTTCTCCTGAAAGTAAGTATTGCCATATTAGCTTTGCAGATAACGGAATAGGATTTGAGCAGGAGCATAATGAAAAAATATTTGGGGTTTTTCAGAAACTTCACAGCCGCGATATATATGAAGGAACCGGTATTGGACTGGCCATTGTTAAGAAAATAATTGAAAACCATGATGGTTTTATAAATGCGACGGGAGAACCTATGAAGGGAGCTACATTCAATATATATATACCTTTTTAA